A part of Aspergillus flavus chromosome 5, complete sequence genomic DNA contains:
- a CDS encoding uncharacterized protein (expressed protein) produces the protein MVRTGAGTVRAELATTSASTWSYLMVVMYWTESGEVLATLLLLLVLLLPLFFFLMEGRWRSGRQVGSHTCWLPRVGSCKAVGIILVTGITAFRVFGQHDGD, from the coding sequence ATGGTAAGAACAGGCGCAGGCACCGTGAGAGCCGAATTGGCAACGACTTCCGCGAGCACTTGGAGCTATTTAATGGTTGTGATGTACTGGACTGAATCTGGAGAGGTATTGGCCACCTTGCTTTTGCTCTTGGTTTTGCTCTTgcctttatttttttttttaatggAGGGGAGGTGGAGGTCAGGCCGTCAGGTCGGTAGCCACACTTGCTGGCTGCCTCGAGTAGGCAGTTGCAAAGCTGTTGGTATCATTCTTGTAACGGGTATAACCGCTTTCCGAGTATTTGGGCAACATGATGGCGATTAA